The window ATCATTCCCTCAAATTCCGTATTCAAGTAACTACCTCCTTATTCCCTAATTCCTATACTTCAATTCTTTACCtctaaattttgtaattaacGCACGCTTTTTAGTTTTTTCGGTTGAATTTCTAAGTTTATTCCCTCCCACGAAATTCttaccctttttattttatttatttatttttactctgCTTTCTTGCTTCTTCTGCAGCACAATTCACCAAAATAACTGCGGTTTTGCGATTCTGTTGTTGGGAGTTTTGCTGATCAATGGAAGTTTTGCTGCCAAAACTTCCATCTTTCAAGTTCTCAAGCCCCATTTGTTGCTGTTCAATAAGCACTAGGAGCTCTTCTTATGTGAAATTCGGATTCCGTCGATTTTCTTCTCTATCTGTTTGTGCATCAACCGCTAATGAAGCTGTAGCTGAACCATCCCTTGGTTCCCCTTCTTTGGGGCACACCACAAGACCCCATTTTCCTATACTTCACCAGGTGactattttcttatcttatcttatcctcgCTTTCATTTTTTTATCCTTTGTCATTTATGTTTAGCCTGTGAATGATTAGAAAATGTTTAGATAAGATGTTAGCTTTTTAATTTGATATAGTTGCTAGTTGTGATGCACAAGCACTTCATTTTTACTCATGTAGGCATGTATATGTATCATATACATATACCTTAACCTTCTTAAATTCATGACTAATTTCTAGAAAAGTGCCGTATTTATGAATCATATTCGATATTTGCATTCTTATCTGTGCAACATAGTTCGCAAGTTTAGACAAAGTTTAGACCCACTTTGACATTGTGGAAACATTGAAGCTACGAAAGATAGTCTCCTTGACTGCTCACTTACTGAAGCTTAAATGTTCTAATTTATCTTTTCGTCTTTGCTGTATGTTGTGATTGTGATTCACATCCCTAAAGCTTGCATTTCTTGTGTAACTCTTAGTTTATAGAGGAAGAATGTGTTCATTTGATGGATGAGATCTACAACTTTTTGCCAAACCTTAGTCAATGGTTAAACACCTAATTCTCATATCAAACAATCGCTAAGTATTGTAGTAAAGTAATGTGAATAGTTATAGAATGCTTGAATTCCAATGCAAAAGAAATGTGGTTCAAAGGTTACTcttcattaataaaaaaattaaaaaaatggtgaaaaagtcACTCCATATGTTATTCTTTAACATCATAAAGTTGTGATACTCTCAAACTCAATTCGCAGGAAGTAAATGGCTCAAAACTTGTTTACTTAGACAATGCAGCAACTTCTCAGAAGCCTACCGTTGTTTTGAAGACACTGCAAAGCTACTACGAAGCATACAATTCGAATGTACATCGGGGCATACATTTCTTGAGGCAAGTATAGTGtaatattaataactaaaattctAATTGCATAATTTGGTTGTATGTTTTATCTTGCACAATTTTTTATGAATACAGTGCAAAGGCCACGGATCAGTATGAAGCAGCTAGAAGGAAGGTTGCAAGTTTTATAAATGCTTCTGACTCCAGTGAAATTGTATTTACGAGAAATGCTACTGAAGCTATCAATCTAGTGGCTTATTCTTGGGGCTTGTCAAATTTAAAAAGAGATGATGAGGTATTTAATGATAGAGTAATGTTATACATCCAAGTCTTTTTATGAACCAAGTCCAACCAAGTTAAACAATAAGACTTGGAGTAATGCTATCTATAATATAATTGACTTTTGTTGATGTTAGACCAACTTGGTTAACAAAAATCATTTGGATGTGTAGCATTATTCTTAAtgatatatatctttatgaatgtCAAATAACATAATTGTTCAAAAGCCTGAGATCATTTTGTGTGTCTTCTTAAGTTTTGAAGAAAGTATTAAGGATTAATTTGAATTTGCAAAAGGAATTCAATAATAGAAATTTGAATATCAAGAAACATTGGGTATCTTTTAGTTAATTAAATTTCCCTAGTCTTGGTGTCCTTGTTAATGTTTGTGTTCCACCATTATGTCCAAATCTTGCCCTCATCAAATCCtccattctatatatatattcttacagATTATACTTACGGTTGCTGAACATCACAGTGCGATTGTTCCTTGGCAACTACTAGCTCAAAAAGTTGGGGCTGTTTTGAAATTTGTGAACTTAAACCAATATGAAATTCCAGATATGGACAAATTGAAAGAACTGCTGTCAAGGAAGACCAAGTTAGTTGTTGTCCATCATGTTTCAAATGTGCTTGGTATGTTTCTTATTTCTTATTATGTTTCTTTGTGTTGATTGAACAATACTTCAATATGTATACCATCAAAGATCATGTGCCTCTTGGGTTGATGGCTTGATGAACTTTTTATGTCACAAGAAGGTCACTAGGTTTCTAAGCTTTCTATATGGCATACTCAATGTTCTTCCGCAAAACTTTTCAAATTAGGTATCACTTAGCGTTGAACATTCCAAATTAGTATTTTCCCCCTCATTGAACTTGAAGAAACATATTAGGTATGAAAAGGTAAGAGACGAAACCTATTACTAGGAGAGTCAATTCCAAAACAGCCAGGCTGCTGAAAGGATTGTCTTTAGTTTAAATGGGAGCTCTATGTCTCACAGAGGCTGATAAGTGGCGCTTGTATCAGCATTCTGTAGGGTTTGGTTTAATCACACTTTTAAGAACAGAGAGTTTACTTTGCAAATGAATTTGTAAAGTGGTCCTTAATGGAGTATGAAGTGGCAATCCAAAACTTATTCTATAATGGAATCCACAAAATCTGGTTATTctataagttaaaaaaaatcttattaataTCAAGCAGAAACTAATGCTTAGCGCAGTACTCAATtccattacaaccttaataaGGTTAAATATCAGTGCATACATCGTATATGAACTGTAACAGCATCCTAATTTCTCTTGCtgtgttttttcaatttttagacTTCTATTTTATGCAGCATTGCAGCTGGTAGTACTTGTTGCTCACTTTTGGAGTTTATAGCTAAAATGAACTAGTTTTGATATATTTGTACAGCTTCGGTACTTCCTGTTAGAGATATTGCTAACTGGGCTCATGATGTTGGAGCAAAAGTGCTTGTAGATGCCTGTCAGAGTGTTCCACACATGACAGTTGATGTTCACAGCCTCAATGTTGATTTTCTTGTTGCTTCTTCTCACAAGGTTAGGATTGTTAACTTATTTTTGCTTGTATTTCTTTGGAACAATTATAATAAGTTTGTCAAATACTTCTTCCAGATGTGTGGGCCTACAGGTGTTGGATTCTTATATGGTAAAATAGACCTCTTGTCGtccatgcctccctttttaggtaAGTAATTAGACATGGTATTTCCCTTGTGTCTTCTCGTTCAAATAGgaaatgactataaaataaaattgaagccctattttttttttggaaccaTGATTAATGATATTGTCTTTTGAAGCTAATATACTGATGGCAACCTCGGCCTTTTCTTTGTCTAGGTGGTGGTGAAATGATTTCAGATGTATTTCTTGATCATTCAACTTATGCTGAACCTCCATCCAGGTTTGTGAACTTGCTTTTCCCCGACTCTTATCTTATGGATAGTCTTATGTGACCTTGGGTGGAGATCACAAGTTTGATGAAGAGAATTTGTGGTTCTATTAATTTGCATGTCTATGTCTAATAATTTCTTTGCTTCtatgtttttaaaattaactctGGTCAGTGTTACTGACAGATTTTAACTTCTCAATCCTTTAACTTCAAAAGGATCAACCATCTACAGTTACTGTTAGTAATAGATAATAAGTGATAGATAATATGTAGTTGTTGTTCTCTTTGCAACTTTTTTCTGTTTGGCATACTATTAGTTGACTCTGTCTAATTATTCGATGCACTCTGATTGTCCTAGATTTGAGGCCGGAACACCAGCAATTGGGGAAGCAATTGGTTTAGGAGCAGCAATTGATTACTTATCTGGGATTGGTATGCAAACCATACATGATTATGAGGTAACTTAGGCTTCAATCTTTTAAAGGACAAGCTATTTTATGATTCAAAGAACAAGAAAGATACATGCTATGAATTTATCAAAAGCATTAGCAAGCTTGATGTTCCTCTtaacttttttctctttcttttgggGGGACAACCCAAAAAGGAAAACTGATAGAAATGGTTAACAAAATGCGTTCTAAATGAAAATGATCTGTGCTTATGTGAGAGAAACTGCACTGTAAATTAAGTTTGATAAATCTTTCTACGCATGTGCTTAGTCACATATGTTGATGTTAACAGTTTGTCTGGTGCAAGGTTAACTATTTTGATTCCAATGAAATGTGAAATTTCACAGGTGGAGCTGGGAAGATATCTTTATGAAAGGCTCCTTTCAATCCCAAATATTCGCATCTATGGGCCGGCACCTTCAGAAAAAATTAAACGAGCTGCACTTTGTTCTTTCAATGTTGAAAATATTCACGCAACCGATCTTGCAACATTTCTTGATCAACAGGTAAGAGGATAAAATGACCATCCCCAGTCCCCACACGCAAAGTTCTCTAAGAACCATTTTTTTCAAGAAAGAAGCTATAGATAGCAATCATGATGATCTTTTGCAATTGTATGCCTGCTAAAAAAACGTACTATTTAGCATTTTTGGAATTATGATCAGCATTGCATTGAGCATGTTTGGAAATTATTTGTCTTGAATTGCAATTGATGATGTAACATCTTTTCAGCATGGAGTGGCTATCAGATCGGGTCACCATTGCACCCAACCCCTCCATCGGTACTTGGGAGTCAATGCAAGTGCACGTGCAAGTCTCTATTTCTATAACACTAAGGAGGATGTTGACAATTTTATCCAGGCCCTCAATGACACAGTTAACTTCTTCAGTTCATTCAAGTAATCAGAATGTATTGTTATGTAaatcaatttttctttttgtatgtcATCTCACTGTTAGGTCAATTGGTAGGGACGTGCTATCTCAATGTTCTTGAATTAAATTCCTTCTAATGATCTTAGTGGTGGAGGCGTCTTTTAAATTTTGGGTTTCATTGTCTAAATTGTGGAACACCACATCATCAACCTCCTAAACTTGTATGTATAATAAAATTGATGCTGAATTTCAGTATCGAAACAAAAGAATGATGCTTAGGCATTGTTTTATACCTAGTCAATATTTAAAATCAATTGTAGCTTATTGGAAGTTGGAACAGGTACACATTTGAGCACAAGAgatgtttattaaaatttaaaatttctgatACTTTTATGAACTTTATTCGTTCACAAGGATGTTAATCCAtactgtcaaaaaaaaaaaaaaaatagatgttAATCTATGAGAGATGATGTGTTATATTGTCAAGCAGCACAGGCAATGGAGAGCCctgtaaattcaaaattcaaagacATGCACCAAAAAATCTATTCTATATATGTTATTGATTTCTGTCGAGTTATTTTGGTTTCTTAAAAATATaatctcaataaatttttcatgtAAAAGATATTAGGTAAAAATGTGATTTTATAACCACGTCTTCAAAAGCTGTTTTTGAAACTACTGTTtaaaaaaagcttaaaaataaatacacaattttgttataaaaaatacagaaaattttgtaaaaaaaaaatacataaatctttgaagaaaaacacaaaatatagaaaattacatttttttttctattttctatttttctctctcaaagaacaagagaaacagaaagaaaaaaaaaaaatcatccttttttttaattctacttattttcttctgttttttattttgttttctaaacAAGAAAGttgaacaaagaaaaaagaacgtGAGGGGAAGAAGACAAATGGATCATGAAGGGAGAATAGAGGAAGAATGAAGCTGAACTTTaagttgcatattttttttttgttctttttgacTTTTGGTTAAATGTTTAATTAAACAATGACTTATTCATTTAGTaccattctattttttttctctcaaatatTGTTTGATTTTAATTACGCACATAATTATggaaatatattttgattttatataaaTGAAAATCATTGGATAAATGATccttattaatttcttttattatacTGTATTTTCACTAAcagttgttctttttttttttcttttttttttgagaagggttgttaatgaaaaataaataatattacctcaCTTGACAGTTGACACTTAGTGCTTGTTTGAGGTcgttaagttgataaaaaaaaaaaaaaaatcttttttcaataaaaaaaaccttttcttttttagcctgtttggtaaatttttagtagtaaaaataaaagtattagaaaaataaaaaaacatctttttttagaagctacaatttacatctttgtttaaaagatcttttttcttaaaaaaaaagatgtttttcacataataaataaacaaaaagtatttttatatggtTATacacaaacataattgataaataaaaagatctttttgcatgagttatccaaatataaaattacttttacttttttataagatcttttgaaaaaaagataacttgaaaaaagatctttCCTCAAAACTAGAcatatatttaaaacaaaaatactatTCGTATACTAAAATTAACCACTAATATATCTGTGTTTAAATATGTTCCGGACCTGGCATATGGGGCCCCAAAAAGGCCAAACAACGACCCGACTCCCCGGCCCAAATCCTCCCTACGGCTCGAACTGGCCAAAAAAACGGAAATCTCTAaccacattcaaattcaaatacttctcttatcttagccaaaaagataagataagataagataaaataacaagACAAATTATATAAAAGGGAGTCAAGGGCTTCCTCAGGTACGTTACACACTCCTAATCCATACATATACCTCTTAGACTCATTATGACTTgagcatcagagtgtctttgcaggtaccacctcccGCTGCTCCAAAGGTTCGATCAGGTCATCACCAAGACTGGCGAGTCCCCAATCCTTCCCTCAACCGGTACTAGCGAAGTCTTGTTCATTGGCGCCATCTGTGGGGACATGCGAAACCTTGATAGTATGACGGACGAACACGAAGAGCAGTTCTCAAACCTCCACGAACTAGATCCACCAACTTCTCCCCTCCCCAGCAAATGAGCCACGAAACAACGACTACTCCCAACCCTGGGGAGGATAACCAGCGTCGTCCATGCCCAGCCAACCCATAACAAGCAACAGCCATGAGTACACGACCGCCGAATAATTCAAAAGCAATGAGTACAAACCCTAGAAGGCCGGGTCGCCTCTAAAAAACGGTACCAACCCGAACGCAGAAGCAAAGAGGTCTCCCGAACCATGTCACGAAGAGAGGCAACTAGAAGGCGCATGAACCGCAGCAGATCCCGGGAACCCGAACACCACCGCGATGATGATGAAAGGAGATACCAGAGATATTCTAAGCAAAGAAGGAGCGAACAGGTGATAATAGGAGCTATGCCTATTCACTGAGAAAATCCTAAAGGCTAAGTTACCAAAAGGTTTTGACAAACCAACTGACATGAAGTATGATGGCACCAAGGACCCTCAAGAA is drawn from Arachis hypogaea cultivar Tifrunner chromosome 12, arahy.Tifrunner.gnm2.J5K5, whole genome shotgun sequence and contains these coding sequences:
- the LOC112727077 gene encoding cysteine desulfurase 1, chloroplastic produces the protein MEVLLPKLPSFKFSSPICCCSISTRSSSYVKFGFRRFSSLSVCASTANEAVAEPSLGSPSLGHTTRPHFPILHQEVNGSKLVYLDNAATSQKPTVVLKTLQSYYEAYNSNVHRGIHFLSAKATDQYEAARRKVASFINASDSSEIVFTRNATEAINLVAYSWGLSNLKRDDEIILTVAEHHSAIVPWQLLAQKVGAVLKFVNLNQYEIPDMDKLKELLSRKTKLVVVHHVSNVLASVLPVRDIANWAHDVGAKVLVDACQSVPHMTVDVHSLNVDFLVASSHKMCGPTGVGFLYGKIDLLSSMPPFLGGGEMISDVFLDHSTYAEPPSRFEAGTPAIGEAIGLGAAIDYLSGIGMQTIHDYEVELGRYLYERLLSIPNIRIYGPAPSEKIKRAALCSFNVENIHATDLATFLDQQHGVAIRSGHHCTQPLHRYLGVNASARASLYFYNTKEDVDNFIQALNDTVNFFSSFK